The genomic DNA TTTGTCCCAGAGCACCGGCACCGTGACGCGCCCGGAATAGTTTGGATCGGCGCGAGTGTAGATTTCATGCAAACGCTTTGCACCGTAAAGTGCATCGCCGGTGCTGCCAGTCGTGCCGTAGAAGGTCCAGCCTTCTTCCGCCATCAGGTAATCCACGACCGATACCGAGATGACATCTTCAAGTCCCTTCAGGGCACGGAAGATCAGCGTGCGATGCGCCCACGGACAGGCATATGAAACGTAGAGATGGTAGCGACCTGGCTCGGCCTTGAAGCCGCCTTCGCCGGTCGGACCGGCGCTGCCGTCTGCCGTTACCCAGTTGCGGAATTGCGATTTAGAACGTTCAAAACGGCCTTTCGTGATCTCGGTGTCGTACCAGACATCGTGCCACTTACCATCGACCAGAAGTCCCATGTGATTTCTCCTTTTGCAAAGAGAATAGGGCGAGAACCGCCATTTTGCAGCATTGCAAGCCGTGAACAGTGCGTAACGGTTCCAAAAAGATCAGTCTAAACCGCCATTTTGAAAAAAATAGTTTTACCTTTGTCCATTTTGGTGTAATGCAACTTCCAAATTGCGGTCATTCAAACGCCGACCGCCAAGGAGAACGATTAATGGAAATGCTTTTCATCCGACGATGAAACTTGAACCGCGCCCAAGCGCGGAATGCATTCCATTGACCTGATGGTCTCCGACTTCTCCTATTGCGATCTAAGCCCATGCAGCAGCTTGAACTGACCTACGCGCAGGAATGCCCGGCGCACGACATTGAAATCGAAGCCATCAATGCCGAAGCCTTCGGGCCCGGACGGTTTACCCGGGCCGCGCATTTCATCCGTGAAGGTGGTCCGCACGCCCTCGACCTTTCCTTCGTTGCACTGATGGGCGGCATCGTCGTTGGCTCAGTACGGCAGACGCCGGTTATCGTCGGCAAGACGCCCGCACTCCTGCTTGGACCACTTGCTGTGCGGCCTGAGTGGAAGAAGCGGGGCATTGGCGGCAAGCTGATGCGCATGTCGCTGGAAGCGGCGGAGAAGGCCGGTCACAAGCTGGTTATTCTCGTCGGCGACGAGCCCTACTACGGTCCGTTCGGTTTCAAGATGGTGCCTGCTGGCTCCATGGTCATGCCAGCATCGGTCGATCCGCGCCGGATGCTTGCCTGCGAACTCGCAACCGGTGCGCTGAACGGTGTCAGCGGCATCGTGCGCCACGCCAACCGGGCCTGATTGATTTCGTCTGGGAAGTTAGCGGAGACGCTTGTTTTCCCCTCATCCTGAGGAGCCGTCGCAGATGGCGTCTCGAAGGAGAGGGGAACTGAACCGGCGCTCGCCCTTGATCCTTCGACAAGCTCAGGATGAGGGCGTCGGACGAACGCGGTTTACCGCCCTTCGCGATACCACATGCTGCCGAAGACGAAGAGCAGCAGGCCGAGCGCCAGGAAGCCAGAGAACAACGGCAGGCGATTGACGCTTTTCAGCTGCGTATCCGAGGTTTCACGCAGGCCAATCCAGTCGTTGCCGCTGGCGCTACGGTTGCCACTGATTGCGGTAATCGTGGGAACCCGGACCGAACTATCGGCACTTGCATGCACGCGATGGACCGAGCCACCGGCCGCTTCAGCGAGAGGCTTCAAACGATCCGTTGTGGAGATACTGTCCGCAAATTCTGGCGCATCGATCGGCCCGACATGGGCCAGTGCTTCCAGATCGCCGTTTTTCACCCGGAAGATGCCGATCTCGTCCGTTTGCAGCGAACCTTCAAACAGGCCTGGCTTGCTGGGCGCAAGATTGACCTGCAATTCCTTGCCGGATGGGGTCGAGACGGTTGCAACACCCGGATTATCGCCCATGGTCTGGCGGCGGATGGAAAGGGTGCGGCCATTGCCTGAGGCGGTCAGCGCCTCTTCCTCCAGTTCCGGCTCCTGCATCAGCCAATGGGCGATACGGCGATAGAGCGAAGCATAAGGGCCGCCGCCTTCGAAGCCGCGCGCCCAAAGCCAGCCCTGATCGGAGAGGAACATGCCGACGCGGCCTTTTCCGACGCGGTTGAGAACCAGCAACGGCTTGTTGTCCGCGCCACTCATCACTGTTTCGCCCTGTGGCGCGGTGATGTCGATGGTGCGGAACCAGCGGCTCCAGTGTGGTGGCTCCTGTTCGCTGCCATCAAGCCCGCGCGTGACGGGGTGGCGTTTGCCGATGGTCGTAAGGCGCGGATAGAACGCCTTTTCGGTCACCGCGCCGGTCGGCATGGCGGGCAGGGCGCTATAAAGCGGTGTGCGGGCAATCGACATTTCGCCTGCATATTCCGGACCGGCTGCAACCAGCAAGGCACCGCCATTCTCCACATATTGCGCAATGTAATCGTAATAGAGGAGCGGCAGCACATCGCGGTGCTGGTAACGGTCGAGGATGATGAGGTCGAACTCGTTGACCTTGTCCACGAAGAGTTCACGTGTCGGGAATGCGATCAGCGACAATTCGTTGATTGGTGTACCATCCTGCTTTTCCGGTGGGCGCAAAATGGTGAAGTGAACGAGATCGACCGCAGCATCGGATTTCAGCAGGTTGCGCCATGTGCGCTCACCATTGTGCGGCTCGCCGGAGACGAGCAGCACGCGCAGGTTCTCGCGAACGCCGTCCACGGTTGCGACAGCGCGATTGTTGGTGTCTGTTACTTCACCGGGAAGCGCTGGCGTGGCAATTTCGACAATGTTCACACCGGCGCGCGGCAAGGTGATGGTGACGGGTGTTTCCTGCCCGACCTGCGCTTCTTCCTCACTGACGGTTTCGCCATTGACGCGGATTTCGACCGGCGCAGGGCTGCCGAGGTTTTTGCCTTCATCGATCACCGTAAACGACATTTCGAGCGGCTTGCCGCTGATGCCATAACGCGGTGCCTTGTTGAAGCGGATGCGGCGGTCGAATTCATCCGGCTTTCCGGTCACGAGACCATGCAGCGGCGCATCGAAGCCGAGCGCATTCTTGTTACCTGGGATGTCGTGCACCTGGCCGTCGGTAATCATGATCGCGCCCGCGACGCGGGACGGTGGCACATCGAGGAGCGAACGCGCCAGCGGCCCGAAAAGCCGGGTTGCATAACCGTCTTCGTTTTCGCCGGGCTTGCCTGCTTCCACCACGCGGGTTTCAAACTGCGGCATGGCTGCAAGCTGGTCCTGAACCGCCTTCAAGGCGGCATCGGTGTCGGCACGACGGCTGCCGAGTTCCTGGCTCTGGCTGCGATCCACCACCACCGAGACCACGCTTTTCAGCGGTTCGCGTTCTTCATTGATGATGACTGGATTGAAAAGCGCGAGCGCAAGCGCTGCCGCAGCCAGCAGACGGATCAGACCGCCGCGCATCCGCAACGCAATCGTGGCCAGCACCAACAGCGCCAGCGGCACGAGGATGACAATCATCCAGGGCGTGGAGAGGAACGGTTCGAATTCGATATTCATTCTCACCTCCTACCGCCGTTCGCGTTCACGATGAGGGGAAAAGAGAAGCGGGATCGGGCGATGACGTGGCTGCAAAACATCATGCTAGTTCCCCAGCCGTTCGATGAGGTCCTTGGCGTGGACCTGATCGGATTTGTAGTTGCCGGTCAGCATATACATCACGATGTTCACGCCGCCGCGAATGGCATAGATGCGCTGCATCGGATCGTTCGGCACAGTCGGGAGCAGCGGATTGCCTTGCTCATCCACAGCCCATGCGCCAGCGAAATCATTGGCTGTAATCATGATCGGCGTCACGCCGTCGCCGGTGCGCACGGGGCGTTCCCGTGGCGAAGCGTTCGGTGTCGAAGCCTCGACCCAGAGCGGGCTGCCTTCATAGCGACCCGGAAAATCGGGCATGATGAAGAAGGATTTGGTCAGCACATGATCGTCAGGCACGGGTTCCAGCGGCGGAACGTTCATGCCGTCGAGAATGGCGCGCAGGCGCTGGTTGGCGGGTGAGGCCGACGGATCGAGGCTGGCTCCGGCCTGCAACTGGTCGCGCGTGTCGAAAAGCACGGTGCCGCCCTGCTGCATATAGGCATCGACCTTGGCAATCGCTTCCGGGCTTGGCATCGGTGCCTGCGGGTCGATAGGCCAGTAGATCAACGGATAAAAGGCCAGTTCGTCCTTGGCGGGGTCGACGCCGATAGGGTCGCCCGGTTCGAGTGCGGTCTTGTCCATCAGCGCGAAGCTCAAGCCCCGCATGCCTGCCTTGCTGATGTCGTCGGTCTGGGCGCTGCCGGTGATGACATAGGCAAGATGCGTCTGCGAGACGGAGTTGATGATCGCCTCGTCTCCCGGCTTGCTGTCGTCATGCACCTGCTCTTGAGCCCCAGACTGGGATTGAGTCTGTGCTTGTGCTTTGCCCATTCCGGAAGGAAGCAGGTTGAAGGCGAGGGAACCGGCCAGCAGAACAGCTATTCCCGCCACCTTGGCACGCACTTTCATGCGGCGACGGAAGGCACCGCGCAGCCACAGCATCAAAAGCGTATCGAGTGCGAGAAGCATTGCGGCGACCGCAAAGAATGGTCCCGCCAGTGAAATCGACTGGTCCGATGTATAGGAAGCAGGCGTTATTCCGACGGAAAGTGTCGGCTGGGCAATGGGTTGCAGCTTGATGTTCGCACCTTCGAAGATGTTGAGCGCTTTCAAGCCGTCCTCATTGCCATAAACGCCGGGCGGCGTGTTGATGCTGACGCTGGCCTGCTTGTTCTTTTCGATGATCAGTGGCTTGGCCTCGGATGTCGGTGGGGTCAGCGCGCCGGAAGCCGAAAGCAGCTGGTAGGGCGGCAGAGAGACCGAAACCTGATTTTCCTGCGCGCCGGTTCTCTGTGACAGCGACACGATGCGGCGCAGCATTTCCACGAAGGAACCCGAAATGGGCAGGCTTGACCAGCTGGCATCGGGAGAGATGTGGAACAACACGATATTGCCGCGTCCGCGCTGTTCGCCGGTCACAAGCGGCGTTCCGTCCTGAAGAACGGCGTAAGCCTTGTCGTTGAGATCGAACGACGGCTCGGCAAGAACCTGCCGGGTGACGGTCACATCATCGGGGACGGCCAGACCGGCAAAAGGCCCCTTGTCAGGAAAAATGCGGAGCTTCTGCGGTTCGGACCAGGACAGCGTGCCGCCCAAGGCGCGCTCGCCCTTGCGCAATTTCACCGGCAGAAGCGGATCATTGTCGCTGGCACCGGCAAGGCGCGGGCCTGCGAACCGCACCAGCGTGCCGCCGTCCTCAATCCATTTGGAAAGCTGTTCGGTGACAGGCTGCGGCAACGTGCCGATATCGGCCATGATGAGGATCGACGGCTTTGCATCCAGCACTTCCGGCACGGATTGCAGAAGATCGGCGGAGCGCGGTTCGATCAGATTGACATAGGGCGACAGCGCACGGGAAATATAATGCAGCGGCGAGAGAAGGGGCTGCGCCAGATCGCCGTCACCGCTGGCGATAAGGCCGACGGTGCGCCGTTCCGATCCTGCATCGATCAGCCGTGTTGCGCCTGCCTGTTCGATACCATCGACACGGATCAGGCGAAAATCATTGCGAAGCTCCACCGGAAGGTTGAACCGTGCCGTGCCTTCCGCGCTTCCAAGCGCGAAGGAAAGCGGCGCTTCGGCGATGCGGCGTCCCTTGTCGTCATAGGCAGCGGCAGTGAGCGTGCGCGGAGCCGACACGCCTTCCGGGCGGATGGCGACGGCTTCCAGACCGTCAGCCTTGTTGTCTATGCCGGTCAGCGCCAAAGTGCGGCTGAGGCTCGCGCCATACCAGAGAACGGAGGCGAGATGCCTCGACTTGTCCAGCTCTGCGAAGGTTTCCGCATCACCTGGCGATGCCAGCCCGTCGCTCATGAAGGCGAGGCGGACCTTTGTATCCGCGGGCAAGGTGGAAGCCAGTCGTTCCATTGCCGACTTGCGGTCAACTGGGATCGGGCGCGGCTCCAGTGCCTGAAGGCGCTCAGCAGCACTCTTGCCGTCATACGGGCCGATTTCGGCATTGGCCGGTTCCGCCGAACCCACGATGTAGATCGGAGCATCGCTGCCCTCTGCGTCGGAGATGAGTTTTTCGGCGGCATTGACCCGCTGTTGCCAGTCCTCGGCGGAAGCCCAGCCATTGTCGATGACGATGGCAAGCGGCTCATTGCCGGACAGCGCGACCGGACGCGGATTCCAGACCGGCGAGGCGAGTGCGAGAATGACGAGCGCGGCAATCAGCAGCCGCAGCAGCGTCATCCACCATGGACTCTTCGATGGCACTTCCTCGCGCTTGAAAACCTGCGCCAGAATGCGAAGCGGCGGAAAGGTTTCTTCCTGCGGACGCGGCGGCGTCATGCGCAAAAGCCACCAGATGACCGGCAGGGCGATCAGCCCGGCGAGAATGAGCGGCGAACCGAAGGCGAGCGGCAGAAAATTCATGTGCTGCTTCCCTTGGCGCTGGCCCCCGTTGCGCTGCTCCCTGTTGCGCTCAGGGCATCGTGAAGCCGTGCCAGTGCTTCCGCCGTCGGCCTGTCTGTCCGGTGAACCGTATAGCTCCAGCCGAGCCGCTTGCAGAAATCCGACAGGGTTTCACGGCGCGCAGTGTAGAGGCGGCGATAGTCGTCCGCATAGGTTTCAGCCCGACCGGCAACGAGCGTGGCGCCGGTTTCCGGATCGCGGAACTCGGTGCGGCCCGAATAGGGAAATGTTTCTTCGGCAGGATCGGCAACTTCCACCAGATGCGCGCGGACACCGCGTTGTGCCAGACGGTCGAGAAGATCGGTCAGTTCATCAAACGGATGCAGGAAATCCGATACGAGGACGACTTCCGAAAAGCGGCGGATCTGGGTGATGTCGGGCAGTGCTGCAACCGGCGCTTCGTGCATCAGCGCTGCCGCCAGACGTTCAGCGCCGTTGCGGGCAGAAAAAGGCTGGATCAGCGCCGGAAAGGCAATGCGTTCGCCCGAGCGCGATAAAAGTTCGGCAAGAGCGAGCGTCAGCACGAGCGAACGCGCTTCCTTGGAAACAGGCGCGAGCTGCGAGCGATAGAGCATTGAGGGCGAGAAATCGCACCAGAGCCAGACCGTATGGGCGGATTCCCATTCGCGGTCGCGGACATAGGTATGATCGTCGCGCGCGGAACGCCGCCAGTCGATACGGGCAAGGGATTCGCCGTCCACATAGGGGCGGAACTGCCAGAAATTTTCGCCGGGACCGCGTTTGCGCCGTCCGTGCCAGCCATTCATGACGGTGTTGACCACGCGCTGAGCTTCAACCAGCAGATCGGGGATAGCCGCTGCCCGCGCACGGGCGCGAGCAAGTGTCTCCTTGCGATCTGCGGTGGAAACTTCTGCGCCAATGACCATCAGACGGCAGCCTTTACCAGATTTGCGATGACGTCACGAATATGCATGCCGTCGGCGCGCGCCGCAAAGTTGAGCGCCATGCGGTGCTGAAGGACTGGCTCGGCCAGCGCTTTCACGTCGTCTACGGATGGGGCGAGGCGACCTTCATAGAGTGCGCGAGCGCGTGCGCAGAGCATCAACGCCTGGCTGGCACGTGGGCCGGGACCCCAGGCAATATGTTTCTTCGCGTGGTCGTTATCGGCATCGGGACGGGCGGAGCGCACCAGCTTGAGGATTGCTTCCACAACGCTTTCCGACACCGGCATGCGTCGCACCAAAGTCTGCATTTCGATCAGCCGTTCGGCGTTGATGATCTCATAGGCCTTGGCCTCGGAAACGCCGGTTGTTTCCAGAAGAATGCGGCGTTCCGCATCCAGTTCCGGATAGAGAATGTCGATCTGCATCAGGAAGCGGTCGAGCTGGGCTTCCGGCAGCGGATAGGTGCCTTCCTGTTCCAGCGGGTTCTGTGTCGCAAGCACATGAAACGGTGCGGGCAAGTCGTAGCGCTGGCCCGCGACCGTGACATGATATTCCTGCATGGCCTGCAAAAGCGCAGACTGCGTGCGCGGCGAAGCACGGTTGATTTCGTCAGCCATCAGGAGCTGCGCGAAGATCGGGCCCTTGAGATAGCGGAAGGAGCGGCGCCCGTCGGCATCTTGTTCCATGACTTCCGAACCGATGATGTCGGATGGCATCAGGTCGGGCGTGAACTGGATGCGCTGGCCGGAGAGGCCGAGCACGGTGCCCAGCGTTTCGACCAGCTTGGTCTTGGCGAGACCCGGTACGCCGACCAGCAAGGCGTGCCCGCCAGCCAGAACGGCGACGAGCGTGCGCTCGATCACGTTTTCCTGACCGAAGATCACAGTCCCGACGCTTTCCTTGATGCGTGCGATGTCCGCGAGCGCCCGTTCGGCCTCCGCGACGATCTGTTCGGGATTGGCGGTTTCAGGCGTAACGATAACGCTCATGTGGACCTCGCAATATGACCGCTCTGGCGGAAGTGCCTTATAAATCGCATATAGTGCTGACAAGCCGCGAAACGGTGACTATTTCATGACTTCGAGCATATTAAACACATTCGAGCAGGAATAACCGAGTCGGATGATAAAAAGCACCCCTGAAGGCAAAGACGCGCCGCAAAGTTCGATGCGCACCGCGGAAGGAACTGGCGGACTGGAAGCCCTGATTGCGCGCGCCCATGCGGATGCGCAAAGTGGTCCGGCGACGAAAGAGCGCGGAATCCCGCCTGTTGAGCGCTGGAACCCGGACTTTTGCGGCGATCTCGATATGGAAATCAAGGCGGATGGCACCTGGTTCTATATGGGTACGCCGATTGGGCGCAAACAGCTTGTGCGACTGTTTTCGACCGTTCTGCGCAAGGATGATGACGGCCAGACCTATCTTGTAACGCCGGTGGAAAAAGTCGGCATCCGCGTCGAGGATGCGCATTTTGTTGCCGTCGAGATGGAAGTGTCTGGCGTAGGCGAGACGCAGGCACTGACATTCCGTACCAATGTGGGTGACGTCGTGACCGCCGACGCGCAGCATCCCCTGCGCTTCGTGATAGAGCGGACAAGCGGTGGCTTGAAGCCCTATGTGCTGGTTCGTGGACGGCTGGAGGCGCTGATTGCGCGTGCTGTGATGTATGATCTGGTGGCGCTGGGCGAAGAAATCGAAGTCGACGGCGTGCCGACATTTGCGGTTCGCTCTGGCGGCGTGGTCTTTCCGATCATGGTGTCCGATGCACTGGAGGCTGCACTGCAATGAGTGAATTCCCAGCCTTTTCAGCCGGTGATTTTGCCGAGCGGGTTCGGCAGTGGCGCCCCAGCCAGGATGATCTGATTGGCGATCATTCGCTTAATCCCGATATTACACAATTAATGACGATGGCTAAGATGCGCGACGCCGCCGTTCTTGTGCCGGTGGTGGATCGCGGGTCGGAGGCAACACTTCTTCTGACACAGCGCACCGATACACTGCGCAAGCATTCCGGCCAGATCGCCTTTCCGGGTGGTGCAATCGACCCGGAGGATGGCACGGCGGAACGGGCTGCACTGCGCGAGGCGAATGAGGAAATCGGGCTTGCGGCGGATCGTGCCGAGATCATTGGCAATCTGCCGCGTTATCTCACCGGTAGCGGATTTTCGATCACGCCCATTCTGGCGGTGGTGAAAACGCCGTTCGACGTGCATCCCAACCCGGACGAGGTCGCCGATATTTTCGAGGTGCCGCTTTCCTTCCTGATGAACCCGGAGAACCATCGGCGTGAAAGCCGGGTATTCAACGGCAAGGAACGCTTTTATTACGCCATGCCTTATCACGAGCGATTCATCTGGGGGGCAACCGCCGGTATCATTCGCGGACTTTATGAAAGGCTCTACGTTTGAGCGAGAGTATGAATATTTCCGGCAAGGCGGACTGGCTGAAAGCAAAGCCGTTGCAAGCCCTGTTCAAGGCGCTGAACCGCGATGGCGGCGAGGCGCGTGTCGTGGGTGGCGCAGTGCGCAACACGCTGCTTGGCACCAAGGTCAGCGATGTCGATCTGGCAACGACGCATTTGCCGCAGGATACGGTGAGGCTGGCAAATGAAGCCGGTTTCAAGCCGGTGCCGACCGGTATCGAGCATGGCACGATCACTGTTGTCGTGCAGGGCCATCCGTTCGAGGTCACGACGCTGCGGCAGGATATTGAAACCAATGGCCGCCATGCCAAGGTCGCCTTCGGCACCGACTGGAAAGCCGATGCGGAACGGCGCGACTTCACCATCAATGCACTTTATGTGACGGCTGATGGCGGCGTGATCGATGATGTGGGCGGGCTTGGCGATATTGAGAGCCGGACGCTGCGCTTCATCGGCGATGCGGAACAGCGCATTCGAGAGGATTACCTGCGCATCCTGCGCTTTTTCCGCTTCTTCGCCTGGTATGGTTCGGGACGGCCCGAGGCTGAGGGCTTGCGCGCCAGCGCACGACTGAAGGATGGCCTCACCCAGCTTTCCGCCGAACGGGTCTGGTCGGAACTGAAGAAACTCCTGTCCGCTCCCGATCCGTCGCGCGCGCTTTTGTGGATGCGACAGGCCGGTGTCTTGAATCTCATTCTGCCTGAAAGCGAGAAATGGGGTATCGACGCCATTCATGGGCTGGTGCGGACCGAGGCCGATCTTGGCTGGCAGCCTGATCCGCTGCTGCGGCTTGAAAGCATTATTCCGCCCGACAGCGTGCGGATGGAGGAGATGGGCAAGCGGCTGAAAATGTCCAATGCGGAAAGGGCGCGGCTTGAAGCCTGGGCACGGGCCGATACGGTCAAGCCGGAGCTTTCCGAGCAAGCTTTGAAGAAGACCATCTATCGCGGCAGCAAGCAGGCTGTGCTTGACCGCATTCGTCTGGCCTATGCGGCGGCGCGAGCCGATGCCGCGGGCAGCGACGATGCGATGATCCGCGCCGGTGGTTTCGCGCGTCTTCTCGATGCCGCCGAACATTATGATGCCCCTGTTTTCCCCGTCACGGGCAGTGATCTTCTGGCTTTGGGCATTGAAAAAGGCCCCGGTCTTGGAGAAACATTGCGGTCTCTCGAAACTTTCTGGATTGACTCCGGTTTTAGTCTTGACCGTGCCACGCTTCTGGACAAACTTGATCGCGGTTAGAGCGGTTTCGCTCTAACCGTTTTTTCTCAGGCATTTCCGAACACAAAACCGTGTCTCACTTTTGTTGGAAATGCCCTGAAAATGAATAGCTAATGGCTTGCTTGCAAATTTCAGCCGTAGTTTCATCGCTTTATAGCTGGAGCATGTTTCCCAAAAGTGGGAACCGGTTTTGGGGCGAAACATACCCAAAACAGGCCCAATACTGGCAAAGAAAACTTTTCAGCGCGCGTTTTGAAAGAATATGAGATGTCCAACCCCGATACATCGATACAAGACAAAGCAGCGACCGATCCGAAGCAGAAGTTTGGCACCGAAGGCATCGCCGCCATGGACCGGCCAAGCCCGATCACCCGCTTTTTCATGGGGATCGTATCCTGGGCCGAAGGTCTCAATCTGAAATATGCCAAGCTCGGCAATCCGCCCGTCTACGACAATGCGACTTTCCCCTGGTCCGCCGAGATCGAGAAGGAATGGCCTGCCATCCGCAAGGAGCTGGATACGGTTCTGCTGCGTCAGAGTGAGCTGCCTTCCTTTCAGGATATTTCGACCGATGTGAAAACGATCTCGACCGATAATCGCTGGAAGACGTTCTTTCTGCTCGGTTTCGGCGTGAAGTCGGAACAGAACATCAAGGCCTGCCCGGAAACCTGGCGTATCGTGAACAAGATTCCCGGCCTGACGACGGCAATGTTCTCCATCTTCGAACCGGGCAAGCATCTGCCGCCGCATCGCGGACCTTATAATGGCGTGCTGCGCCTGCATCTTGGTCTCATCGTGCCGGAACCGAATGACCAGCTTGCCATCCGCGTGGACAATCAGGTCTGTCATTGGCAGGAAGGCAAGGTGCTAATTTTCGACGATGCCTATGAGCATGAGGCGTGGAACCATACCGACAAGACGCGCGTGGTCCTTTTCGTCGACTTTGTGAAGCCGCTCAAGTTCCCGGCTCGACTTGTCAACTGGTGCCTGATGAACCTTGCGATCTTCACGCCGTTCATCAAGGAGGGGCTCGATAACCACAATGAGTGGGAAAAGAAGTTTTATGCGGAAGCCGAAAAGCTGCGCAACCAGCCGAAAAACTGAACGGTTTGACAGCGGCGCTCAGCGCTTATAAATGTGCAGGAGGGCTTATCGCCCTCCTGTTTTTATGTGTTCCCTGCCGCACTGCCATTTTGGATTTTGCCGGGAATACCATAACGAGGAATTGTTGATGCCGGAGATTGTAGGAAGCCTTTGATCGTTCCGAACAAGCTGCAAGATGGCAGGCGCTGAGAGCGTCTGACCGGCAGTGTTCAGGAGCGGAAACGGCATTGGCCGTGGATGGTTCACCATCCGCGAGAGCTGGTGCTTGTCATGGTTTCCATCCAGGCAAGAACAACAATGAATATCTCACGCATGGAACAGCGCGTCTTGCACGTGCTGGCGCAGGGCGGCTACATCCGCCATCAGCGCGAAGACGGACATATCTGCGAAATCGAATGCTTTACCCGTGAAGGCTATCTGCTTTCCGATTGCACGATGGCAGTTTTCCAGCAATTGCGCCGTAAGCGGCTGATCGAATCCCGAATGGGCAGTCCTTATCGCATCTCGTTCAAAGGGCGCGAAAATGTTCGCGCTCAGCTCAATAACCGGTGAAGGAGAGCGTCATGCATATTCGCAAGGAAACGTCTGAAGACGCCGCCGAAATCCGTCACCTCACGGATGAGGCATTCCGCACCGTGGCTTATAGCAACCAGAAGGAAGGAGAGATCGTTGATGCGCTTCGCGCTACAAAGGCGCTCACTCTGTCGCTGGTTGCCGAAGATAAGGGCGAAATTCTGGGTCATGTCGCATTCTCGCCCGTCCTGATCGGTGGCGAGGACAAGGGCTGGTACGGGCTTGGCCCTGTTTCGGTCCGTCCAGACCGGCAAGGCGAGGGGATCGGCGGCAAGCTGATCCGTGAGGGCCTTGCGCAATTGCGTGCGGCTGGAGCTAAAGGCTGCGTTCTTCTGGGTGATCCCGGCTATTATGGTCGTTTCGGCTTCAAGGCCGATGCGCGGCTGAAACTGCCGGGTGTGCCCGCGGAATATTTCCAGTGTCTGGCCTTCGGGGCCGATATGCCACAGGGCGATGTCGCCTATCATGCCGCATTCAATATATAAAAAAGGGCCGGGAAACCGGCCCTTTTCATTCAGTACTGTTAAGGCCACTTCACCACGGGCGGCATGGAAGACAGGATGGAATTCACATTGCCACCGGTCTTGAGGCCGAAGATCGTGCCGCGATCGTAAAGCAGGTTGAACTCGACATAGCGGCCACGACGGATGAGCTGTTCGTTGCGATCCGCGTCGGTCCAGTCCTTGTTGAAGTTCTGGCGCACGAGATGCGGATAGACGACCGAGAAACCGCGTCCCACGTCGCGCGTATAGGCAAAATCCGCATCCCAACCGCCTTTTTCGTCCGGCGAATGCAGCCAATCATAGAAGATGCCGCCGGTGCCGCGCGCTTCATTGCGGTGCGGCAGGAAGAAATACTCGTCGCACCAGTCCTTCACGCGCTGATAGTCGACGATGTCCTTGTGCTTCTCGCAGATGAAACGGAAAGCCTTGTGGAAGGCGAGTGTATCGGGATCGTCCTGCGTGCGGCGGTTGTCCAGAACCGGCGTCAGGTCGGCACCGCCGCCGAACCACTGGCGCGTGGT from Brucella anthropi ATCC 49188 includes the following:
- a CDS encoding GNAT family N-acetyltransferase, which gives rise to MQQLELTYAQECPAHDIEIEAINAEAFGPGRFTRAAHFIREGGPHALDLSFVALMGGIVVGSVRQTPVIVGKTPALLLGPLAVRPEWKKRGIGGKLMRMSLEAAEKAGHKLVILVGDEPYYGPFGFKMVPAGSMVMPASVDPRRMLACELATGALNGVSGIVRHANRA
- a CDS encoding glutamine amidotransferase, with the protein product MNIEFEPFLSTPWMIVILVPLALLVLATIALRMRGGLIRLLAAAALALALFNPVIINEEREPLKSVVSVVVDRSQSQELGSRRADTDAALKAVQDQLAAMPQFETRVVEAGKPGENEDGYATRLFGPLARSLLDVPPSRVAGAIMITDGQVHDIPGNKNALGFDAPLHGLVTGKPDEFDRRIRFNKAPRYGISGKPLEMSFTVIDEGKNLGSPAPVEIRVNGETVSEEEAQVGQETPVTITLPRAGVNIVEIATPALPGEVTDTNNRAVATVDGVRENLRVLLVSGEPHNGERTWRNLLKSDAAVDLVHFTILRPPEKQDGTPINELSLIAFPTRELFVDKVNEFDLIILDRYQHRDVLPLLYYDYIAQYVENGGALLVAAGPEYAGEMSIARTPLYSALPAMPTGAVTEKAFYPRLTTIGKRHPVTRGLDGSEQEPPHWSRWFRTIDITAPQGETVMSGADNKPLLVLNRVGKGRVGMFLSDQGWLWARGFEGGGPYASLYRRIAHWLMQEPELEEEALTASGNGRTLSIRRQTMGDNPGVATVSTPSGKELQVNLAPSKPGLFEGSLQTDEIGIFRVKNGDLEALAHVGPIDAPEFADSISTTDRLKPLAEAAGGSVHRVHASADSSVRVPTITAISGNRSASGNDWIGLRETSDTQLKSVNRLPLFSGFLALGLLLFVFGSMWYREGR
- a CDS encoding DUF4159 domain-containing protein; the encoded protein is MNFLPLAFGSPLILAGLIALPVIWWLLRMTPPRPQEETFPPLRILAQVFKREEVPSKSPWWMTLLRLLIAALVILALASPVWNPRPVALSGNEPLAIVIDNGWASAEDWQQRVNAAEKLISDAEGSDAPIYIVGSAEPANAEIGPYDGKSAAERLQALEPRPIPVDRKSAMERLASTLPADTKVRLAFMSDGLASPGDAETFAELDKSRHLASVLWYGASLSRTLALTGIDNKADGLEAVAIRPEGVSAPRTLTAAAYDDKGRRIAEAPLSFALGSAEGTARFNLPVELRNDFRLIRVDGIEQAGATRLIDAGSERRTVGLIASGDGDLAQPLLSPLHYISRALSPYVNLIEPRSADLLQSVPEVLDAKPSILIMADIGTLPQPVTEQLSKWIEDGGTLVRFAGPRLAGASDNDPLLPVKLRKGERALGGTLSWSEPQKLRIFPDKGPFAGLAVPDDVTVTRQVLAEPSFDLNDKAYAVLQDGTPLVTGEQRGRGNIVLFHISPDASWSSLPISGSFVEMLRRIVSLSQRTGAQENQVSVSLPPYQLLSASGALTPPTSEAKPLIIEKNKQASVSINTPPGVYGNEDGLKALNIFEGANIKLQPIAQPTLSVGITPASYTSDQSISLAGPFFAVAAMLLALDTLLMLWLRGAFRRRMKVRAKVAGIAVLLAGSLAFNLLPSGMGKAQAQTQSQSGAQEQVHDDSKPGDEAIINSVSQTHLAYVITGSAQTDDISKAGMRGLSFALMDKTALEPGDPIGVDPAKDELAFYPLIYWPIDPQAPMPSPEAIAKVDAYMQQGGTVLFDTRDQLQAGASLDPSASPANQRLRAILDGMNVPPLEPVPDDHVLTKSFFIMPDFPGRYEGSPLWVEASTPNASPRERPVRTGDGVTPIMITANDFAGAWAVDEQGNPLLPTVPNDPMQRIYAIRGGVNIVMYMLTGNYKSDQVHAKDLIERLGN
- a CDS encoding DUF58 domain-containing protein, coding for MVIGAEVSTADRKETLARARARAAAIPDLLVEAQRVVNTVMNGWHGRRKRGPGENFWQFRPYVDGESLARIDWRRSARDDHTYVRDREWESAHTVWLWCDFSPSMLYRSQLAPVSKEARSLVLTLALAELLSRSGERIAFPALIQPFSARNGAERLAAALMHEAPVAALPDITQIRRFSEVVLVSDFLHPFDELTDLLDRLAQRGVRAHLVEVADPAEETFPYSGRTEFRDPETGATLVAGRAETYADDYRRLYTARRETLSDFCKRLGWSYTVHRTDRPTAEALARLHDALSATGSSATGASAKGSST